One Thermus antranikianii DSM 12462 DNA segment encodes these proteins:
- a CDS encoding heavy metal translocating P-type ATPase yields the protein MEAHRVRVFRVEGLDCADCALKVEKALSEVPGVVQAQVSFASGKAYLHLEVPGAEKEAERVVSALGYRLKPEGDTTRGVLGPWRWALASGGLLLAAFLASLFLPGLAPWGYRLAALIGVFPLARRAVAAFRQNPFSMQSLVTLATLGALVIGAEAEAAVVVFLFLVGEVLEAYSVAQARRSLYALSELLPRRAYRLKEGGVEEVPLKALRVGDLVRVPPGERVPADGVVVSGQASVEEAAFTGEPLPRPKGIGDRVYGGSLVQEGSLVVKVERLPEEGFLAEMERLAEGALLKKSQAERVVDAFSRRYTPAVLALAGFVGLVLPLFQGDFLGHVYKALALLLIACPCALVVSVPAAIAAGVARGARAGVLFKSGAALERLAGVRYVALDKTGTLTLGKPTLVRVVTFGVSAEEALALAKGVAEGSSHPLARAVREALGPKALPSEEHRAVPGLGAFARVEGKEVGLVRPEAWDLPPEVEAQVKALTEEGFSLSLLVREGVPLALLAFQDTPRLEAREALAELRRLGLRPLLLTGDRETSALALGTAIGLFPEEIRAGLSPVDKLRLVEEMEKGGGVAMVGDGVNDAPALARATVGLAVAEGTEAALQSADVGLLSLAALPRAFRLSRLTLGVVRQNVALAVGLKGLFLLTTLVGLTGLWPAILADNGALVLVTLNSLRLLRARV from the coding sequence ATGGAGGCTCACAGGGTTCGCGTGTTCCGGGTGGAGGGTTTGGACTGCGCCGACTGCGCCTTAAAGGTGGAGAAAGCCCTTTCCGAGGTGCCTGGAGTGGTGCAGGCCCAGGTCAGCTTTGCCAGCGGTAAGGCGTATCTGCACCTCGAGGTTCCCGGGGCGGAGAAGGAGGCGGAAAGGGTGGTTTCCGCCCTGGGCTACCGTTTGAAGCCTGAAGGGGACACGACCAGGGGTGTTTTGGGACCCTGGCGCTGGGCCTTGGCTTCCGGAGGGCTTCTCCTGGCGGCCTTTTTGGCTTCGCTCTTCCTCCCCGGCCTAGCCCCTTGGGGTTATCGGCTGGCGGCCTTGATAGGGGTTTTCCCCCTGGCTCGTCGTGCGGTGGCTGCGTTCCGGCAAAACCCCTTTAGCATGCAGAGTCTGGTCACGCTGGCCACCCTTGGGGCCTTGGTCATCGGGGCGGAGGCCGAGGCGGCGGTGGTGGTCTTCCTCTTCCTGGTGGGGGAGGTGCTGGAGGCTTATAGCGTGGCCCAGGCCCGCAGGTCCCTTTACGCCCTTTCCGAGCTTCTTCCCAGGCGGGCCTACCGCCTGAAGGAGGGTGGGGTGGAGGAGGTGCCCCTTAAGGCCTTGAGGGTGGGGGACCTGGTGAGGGTGCCCCCGGGGGAGCGGGTACCGGCCGACGGGGTGGTGGTGTCTGGACAGGCTTCCGTGGAGGAGGCCGCCTTCACCGGGGAGCCCTTGCCTAGGCCCAAGGGGATAGGGGACCGGGTTTACGGGGGCAGTCTGGTGCAGGAGGGGAGCTTGGTGGTAAAGGTGGAGCGCCTTCCCGAGGAGGGCTTCCTGGCGGAGATGGAACGCCTGGCGGAGGGGGCCTTGCTTAAGAAGAGCCAGGCGGAGCGGGTGGTGGATGCCTTTAGCCGCCGCTACACCCCGGCGGTCCTGGCCCTGGCAGGCTTCGTGGGCCTGGTCCTTCCCCTTTTCCAGGGGGATTTCCTGGGGCATGTCTACAAGGCCTTGGCCCTTCTCCTCATCGCCTGTCCCTGCGCTCTGGTGGTGTCGGTGCCTGCGGCCATCGCCGCAGGGGTGGCCCGGGGAGCCAGGGCGGGGGTGCTCTTTAAGAGCGGGGCGGCCCTGGAGCGCTTGGCTGGGGTTCGCTACGTGGCTTTGGACAAGACGGGAACCCTGACCCTGGGAAAGCCCACGCTGGTGCGGGTGGTTACCTTTGGGGTTTCGGCGGAGGAGGCCTTGGCCCTGGCGAAGGGGGTGGCGGAGGGTTCCTCCCACCCCTTAGCCCGGGCGGTGCGGGAGGCTTTGGGCCCCAAGGCCTTGCCCTCGGAGGAGCATCGGGCGGTGCCGGGCCTCGGGGCCTTCGCTCGGGTGGAGGGGAAGGAGGTGGGTTTGGTGCGGCCCGAGGCCTGGGACCTGCCCCCGGAAGTAGAGGCCCAGGTGAAGGCCTTGACGGAGGAAGGCTTCAGCCTTTCCCTCTTGGTTAGGGAGGGGGTTCCCTTGGCCCTCTTGGCCTTCCAGGATACCCCCCGCCTCGAGGCCCGGGAAGCCTTGGCCGAACTGCGCCGACTGGGCCTTAGGCCCCTCTTGCTCACCGGGGATCGGGAAACCTCTGCTTTGGCTTTGGGCACGGCCATAGGGCTTTTTCCTGAGGAAATCCGGGCTGGCCTTTCTCCCGTGGACAAGCTCCGCCTGGTGGAGGAGATGGAAAAGGGGGGTGGCGTGGCCATGGTGGGGGACGGGGTGAACGACGCCCCAGCCCTGGCCAGGGCCACGGTGGGGCTTGCCGTGGCTGAGGGCACGGAGGCTGCCCTGCAGAGTGCAGATGTGGGGCTTCTAAGCCTTGCGGCCTTGCCCCGGGCCTTCCGGCTAAGCCGCCTGACCCTGGGCGTGGTCCGCCAGAACGTGGCCTTGGCGGTGGGGCTTAAGGGGCTTTTCCTCCTCACCACCTTGGTGGGCCTGACCGGGCTTTGGCCGGCGATCTTGGCGGACAACGGCGCTTTGGTCCTGGTGACCCTGAATAGCCTTCGCCTTCTTCGGGCCCGGGTGTAG
- the pdxT gene encoding pyridoxal 5'-phosphate synthase glutaminase subunit PdxT: MRGVVGVLALQGDFREHKETLKRLGIEAREVRKKEHLEGLKALIVPGGESTTIGKLAREYGIEDEVRRRVKEGSLALFGTCAGAIWLAKEIVGYPEQPRLGVLEAWVERNAFGRQVESFEEDLEVRGLGPFHGIFIRAPVFRRLGEGVEVLAELNGLPVLVRQGKILASAFHPELTQDPRLHRYFLELAGV, from the coding sequence ATGAGGGGCGTGGTTGGCGTCCTAGCTTTACAAGGGGATTTCCGCGAGCATAAGGAAACGCTTAAGCGCCTGGGGATAGAGGCAAGGGAGGTGCGGAAGAAGGAGCACCTGGAGGGGCTGAAGGCCCTCATCGTGCCTGGCGGGGAGTCCACCACCATCGGCAAGCTGGCCCGGGAATACGGGATCGAGGACGAGGTGCGCAGGCGGGTGAAAGAGGGTTCCCTGGCCCTCTTCGGCACCTGCGCCGGGGCCATCTGGTTGGCCAAGGAGATCGTGGGCTACCCCGAGCAACCCCGTTTGGGGGTGTTGGAGGCATGGGTGGAACGCAACGCCTTTGGCAGGCAGGTGGAAAGCTTTGAGGAGGACCTCGAGGTTCGGGGTTTGGGTCCCTTCCACGGGATCTTCATCAGGGCCCCCGTCTTCCGTAGGCTCGGGGAAGGAGTGGAGGTGCTGGCGGAGCTGAATGGTCTTCCCGTCCTGGTGCGCCAGGGCAAGATCCTCGCCAGTGCCTTCCACCCCGAGCTCACCCAGGATCCTAGGCTCCACCGGTACTTCCTGGAGCTGGCGGGGGTGTAA